The Oncorhynchus mykiss isolate Arlee chromosome 20, USDA_OmykA_1.1, whole genome shotgun sequence genomic sequence TTTTTTACGCATATCAACCACTAAGTCAAATAAATACCATACAAGCAAaaacagatgaacacatttagaatgtagatactgcagtcaaatatatatatatatatatatttttaagtataAACTTTCTGCGTGATGAAATAGTCCTTACCTTATGGCGGAAAAAATGcttgagggttactacaatacaacattcaaAACATGAAGACATAACTACATTAAACCATTAAATGCAGTTGGAACTCAAATAGTTTCCATCTAACATAAACATTTACACGAAAGTTGGACAAACATTTACAGATCGTTGATAGCTCGCTTTGCCTTACCCATATAGTTGTTTAAGGTCATACAAAGGCAGAGTGCAGTCTGCATTTTAGGGTTCATACATTAAATCAGTGGTCATGGTTGATATGCATAAAATATTAATTCATAATGAAGATACATCACTTATCCAACAACAACATAATAGCTggctaacaaaacaaaacattgaaACTGAGAAATGGCTTTACTGTTGGCACAGTTACTGCTTTTGCCATTGTAGGGCAGCAAACACTACCCCTTTTTATTGGCTTCCCGAGGAGAATTTTCCCAGGCTTTCAAAGAGAACATAAGAAGCCTGGGCTTCTGAGGCCAAGTTCCACCCAGTTGCCACTCACCGGAAGAGATGGGATGTCCAGAGGAGAGGATATCTCGGTCTTGTACAGCTTCCTCTTGGTCCTTTTCGGTTTCACTGATGTGGCTCTCTCTCGCTTGGTAGATCTTCCATTTACAATCCCCATAATTGACTTAGCTATGAATAGAGACagacatgtagtgtgtgtatatatatatatatatatatatatatatatatatatatatatatatatatatatatatatatatatatatatatatatatatatatatatatatatatatatatgactgaATGTCTGATGTGTGTACAGAACATTGACATCAGTAAAGGACAACAGCCAGGTCTTGCTAACCTTCGCCCCCAAGCAGAGTTGGGGAACTCTGGATGAAGTCCCCAATCTTCTGGACTGTTCCATCCTTTTTGGCTTCCATTGGTGTCCATTGCTTGTTCTGGTCTGTTTTTACACCGAGCACTGTCGGCGACTGTTGACATGACATGTATACACAGGATAAGCTTTACTAGTGACAGTCAAATAGGATTATAAGTCTAGATTCTCTTCTCACCTGCATGTTCACTCTGTTGTTCACCCTCAACTTGATATTCTTTTTGTTCTCACTTTCCACAGGGCCCTAAGGGACAGAGAACATTTCAGAATTAGTGACACACAGtgttgtatcaaatcaaattttactggtcacatacacatatttatcagatgttattgcgggtgtagcaaaatgcttgtgttcctagcgccaACAATGCAGTAGTATCTAAACACGATTCACAataatacacaaatctaaaaggaaaaagaatggaattaagaaattgatgatctttttggccttcctgtgacaacgAGTGATGTAGGTGTCTTGGTGGACAGGTAGTTTGCctctggtgatgcgttgggcagaccacaccaccactgggagagccctgcggttgcggacgATGTTGATGTACCagtcggtgatacagcccgacaggatgctctcaattatgAATCTGTAAACGTTTGTGGGTTTTAGGGGACAACGTCAAATTTCTTCATCctgctgaggttgaagaggtgcagttgcgccttcttcaccacaccgtctgtgtggttggaccatttcagatcgtcagtgatgtgtacgccggggaacttgaagctttccaccttctccaccgcAGTTCCGTCTGTGTGGATaggggcatgctccctctgccttttcctgaagtccacaagcagctccattgttttgttgacattgagtgggaggttattttcctggcaccactctcccagggccctcacctcctccctgtaggctgtgtcgtcattgttggtaatcaggcttactactgttgtgtcgtctgcaatcttgatgattgagttagaaGTGTGCGTGgctagtcatgggtgaacagggagtacaggagggtgctGAGCACATACCCCtgggggccccgtgttgaggatcagcaaagtggaggtgttgtttcctaccttcaccacctaggggcggctcgtcaggaagtccaggacccagttgcacagggcggggttcagacccagggccacaAGCTTAATGATGGTCCAATGCTTTACCagagcgagtactacagtcaatgtgatgGTAGAACTTCGGAAGTGTTTTCCTcaaaatttgctttgttaaaatccacaTCTACAATAAACACGGCCTTAAgctatgtggtttccagtttgcataaagtccagtgtagccCTTTGAGGACCGACGTGGTATCGACTTGAGGGGGAATATAACCGAAGAGACtcctcttgggaggtaatacggtcggcatttgattgtgaggtattctaggttgggtgaaccAAAGGAcctgagtttctgtatgttatcacaaacACACCaggagtagttaatcatgaaacatacaccacagcctcttcttcccagagagttctttattcctgtcggcACGATGTACTGAGGACCTAGATGGCTGAATGGCTGGGGATAGTATATCCCGAAAGAGCCATGATTCTGTTAAACAGAACTCTAACAGATTCTGTTAAACTCtttggaaggagatcctcgccctgagctagtctactttattatccagagactgaacattagcgagtaatatatactcagaagcggtggatggtgtgtacgcctcctgagtcggaccagaagtccactccgaatacctcttctccgccaGTGGTtttttggagcagcctctggaataagttaaattgcccttgggggtacaaacaaaggatccaattcgtgAAAGTTGTATTTCTTAATGCTGGTGGGTTACcgctgctctgatatccaaaacgttatttccggctgtatgtaataacacaaaaaaagtttctgggctaataatgtaagaaataacacacaaaaaaaatactgcaaaattgcttaggagctagaagcagggCTGCCACTACAATAAAGGGGTCAATTCTTCAGCATATAAATTCATGTATAGCATAATTGGGATCTAATTTCAAAGGGATCTGGTTAAATCTGTTACCACTTTTTCCAAAGTTTCAAAAAAAAGGAGGAAAAGCAACCAGGACCTTAATACTGTCCAATCTGACTGAAGGGATTGTGCTTGTAGTTCCAGGTTCCCACAACTGTTTATAAGCCTCATCTGTTGACGTTGCTCTTGTTCCTTTGGCATAGGTCTGTTAGTGAAAGCCATACGGGGGGGTTGATTTAGCAGGATAATACAATAAGAATGTTTGGAAAGGTCCTCTGGACTGAACATTAACGCAAAGCCACTATCTATACAATTCAGCTTCTGTAGGGTTGTTATTATTGTTCACTGACCTTAATCCTACTGAACAAATAGAAGGGTTGCTTTGAGGTAGTTtgtcagtgcagagagagaggacagacactgTTGTGTTTATAGTTGTCTATATGCGGCTTGGTCTCTGGAAGGGCTGGGTAATAACCAGTCTGTTTGTTAAGATGTTCTCATCCCCTCCACCTCAAACTCAAATCtctcacacatgcatgcacaaacacaaactaAATCAAATGCAAGGCAACCCAGTGACAGAACTGGCTCTCCATGTCTACATTTTGGAGGAAGTATAATGAGATTGAATGGATATGTAGTTatatttcacggtaaagtccacacctgttgtattcgccacatgtgacaaataaatttgatatgccatgttagcctagtggttagagcgttaccCAAACTGACAGGGTGAATAATCTgttgacgtgcccttgagcaagacacttaaccctaatttgctccaggggcgccaTATGACTATGGCTGACCCAGTAAAAcaccacatttcactgcacctattagtgttgcacggtataccAAAACTTCTGTACTTTTTCTTAATAGAACCTGAAAAACGGTTCGGTACTAGAATTTGTTCCTACCGGCAGTTCTGTCAAATGTGTTTCACGTTGTCTACTGATTGAGAGAGGACCAAGTCTCTCAATCAGCACAGCCGATGTCCCCTTATAGTGCAAGAGCACCGTGCCTGCTCCACTTACTCATTGCCAGCTCTAGCCGGTCCCGAGGAACCACTGCACTCACTTGGCTACATCACCGCTCATGCAGCAGAGGAGTTAACATACATGAATAAGGCAACATGGCATGTAGAAATGTTGAAAACGTTAATTACTGttcgcaaaacaatgtccatttcAGGCTAGAACACTTCACATTGAAAGAAAATACCGGTAGCTTCCAGCGTTGTAGGCTAACTTTCCTTGCTAGCTTACAGCTGAAGGTAACATTTCAACTACCCTAGTACCTTGTTTGTGATATGCAAACCATAATGCAAAAATATTGCTCATTTCAAAGCTGATCGTCACCAAAAACGTTATTAATTCAAATCTCCCCCCAGCCTGCCTTACGTCTCTCCCAGTCAAGACTATCTTTGCTCAAGCCTCAAACTAAGTGTTTGTGTGAGAAAATGAAGGAATGGTCTTACAGAGCGCACACTTAAAAAAATACGATTGTttcttctatgcaaatgttgatCAGTACAATAGAATAAGGCCCAAATGGAAGGTTGCCGCATGAAATCAAccaaaacaagctcaataactcaatgcatgcatgtgacaataacattttaaatttttttatggTTTTCAGTCAAATGTCTTCTGGACCTTCTTTTCTAGACATATCAGTTATCCTATCACACACACTTTGAAATGTACCTTCTCCATCTCGTTGCTATTCCTCTTCCTGGCTGAGCGGGTGATTTTGATGTTCACAGACTTGTTCTCTCCCTGCCTCCGGACGTTCAGCTTGTTGGGGTGCAGAGGGGTGAGCTGGCTCTCCAGCTTGGGGAAGCAAAGCGCTCGCCTGCCGTCTGTGGACACCTGCGGGGAGTCCAGTACCTGCCCAGACAGACCAACATCACACACCCCTATTTATTATCCAATTAATCAAATATGAATGTTTCTTTACACCCTTACCGGGATGAGTCTATCCCTGATTTTGTGGCTGAAATTGCAAAAAAAATGACAAGAAAATAGTCAAACATGAGAAGcagctatactgaacaaaactataaaacgcaacatgtaaagtgttggtcccatgtttcatgagcggaAATAAAATACCTCTGAAATTGTCCATACacttatttctttcaaatgttgtGCAAAAATTTGCTAACATCCCtattagtaagcatttctcctttgccaagataattcaagttgagggagcgtgcaattggcatgctgactgcaggaatgtctcaGGAATGAgctattgccagagaatgtaatgttcatttctctaccataagccgcttcgcctccaatgtcattttagagaataagtaagtccaaccagcctcaaccgcagaccacgtgtaaacaCGCCAGCCCAAGACCTCCTGGCTCCCCAGAGGGtggccctcccaggcccacccatggctgcgcccctgcccagtcatgtgaaatccatagattagggcctaatgaatttatttcaattgaatgatttccttatatgaactgtaactcagtcaaatcgtttaaaattgttgcatgatgcttttatatttttgttcagtataaataattCTCTGATGTATACTGACATCTTGTGTTTGGAAATTGAAGTGGTCATGGAGCTCCCTGAGCTTGTGCTCTTTCTCTGCGTTTCTCTCCTGCATCTCTAATTTGAGAGCCTCAACTATAGAGACACTCTCCTCTTCTTTTTCTGAAGGTTGTTTAGACAATTTCACCTGGAAAACAGACATTAGCTTAAAAGGCAGACAACACTTATGGTGAGAAATACTGTCAATTGCTGTGTGAAATGCACCCACTTTCCCTGCAACTACATACATATAATTTAGAGGGAAAGTGATAAGACACAGGCTGGTAACTTCAATGATGTATGGATCAACGTTAATGCTATTAGAATTTATGTGATCCTCAGAGATTAGAAAGGTAAAAAATTAGCAATGTCCCGCTAAATTATGCAGAAACTAGGGATTAGGTCACAGAAACCCATATTCTGAATGTCATTTAGCAACTTCCCGCTTCCTACACTCTGAAACTCCATTGAGTACTTCCTCGCACCCAGAGATGCCATAAAGGCCAGCAGTTCTAATGTGTTTATTAAATCAGAGTCAGGATGATCCCATTACCTTTTCAGTCTGCAGCGTGCTAAGGCAGAGCTCCTTTTGACACTCCCTCATCAACTCTGGAGCCAAGCACCGACTCTCCTCCTGCCCTGGCCTGTCGGCTCCCTCCATCAGAATTGCCCTCTTTTCAAGGCATTTCTGGTTCTCCACCTCATGCTGCTCATTAACCAGCTAGGAGGACATCAAAAGGAATGATTACTTCCCTCACCACGTGTGCATACAGGGTCCTGCTTCAAACAGAAACGTAAATTGCTAGAGTTTCAGAGAGACTTTGAGAATGAGTATGAGGATCTGTGATCAAACGACGGCTTACCTTCAAGCGCTCTTCAGTCCGCTGACGTTCCTGCTTCACGTTCTCGCCAGGACAGTTGATCACATGAGAAAACTTGGCACTGTTCACGTTTTTTGGAAGGCAGCTGTCCTTCAAACTCATCAGCTCTGAAATGCAAAATGTAGACATTGGTGCAAATTCCCCCAAAAAATTCGGAATGAAGACATGGTTAAATGAGTGGGTATTTTCTTTTTCAATCGTGTGACCACTCACCTCGACTTAAAGCCTCAATCTCTTTCATCTTAGCCTCCAGAATCTGCTCCTGTTCTGTttgtgtcctctcctgctctgtcagTGCAAGACGCATGTCTTCAATCACCTTCTCCTTGGACTTATTTACATGACTTTCTTCCACCTGGGACAGTTTCTGCTGAGCCACCTCTAGTCTCGCTTGCAGAGCGCCACACTGGGCCTCCCTCTCAGCCAGCTGCTTCTCCAACTCCACAACCCTCTCAGAGCTGCCTCCAGAGGCCTGCACCTGAACCTCCAGGTCCACGATTCGCTCCTTCAGGTGGCCTGCCATTTGTTCGAGGTCAGAGTAACTCTTCGTAATTTCATTGTAAGCCCCCTTCTCTAATTCGTAGTCCTGCAGGTTGAATTGTGCCTCTGACCGCAGTGTCTCTAGCTCATGTCTCAGCTGGCTGCAGAGTTCTTCCTGTCCAGAGAGCTGCTCTCTGACCTGGTTGAGCTCCTGCTCCAGGTCAGCTATCCACTGGCTCTTCTGGAGCAACTGTTCCACCACACTCTCACACTCCCTTTTCATGGCATCTATGGTGCCATGGAACTTTGAGTCGTTCCTCTGCACAGAAGAGACCTTCAgttcctccgcttccttctggAGTCGTTCAGTTTCCAAAGTCAAGGATTCAATGGTTTTGGATGTTTCGTTAGATTTGTCTTCGAGCTCCTTCAAGAGTGCTCTGGCTGCCTCTAGCTCCTCTAAAAGATTGGCGGACCTCTCAGTCTGTTCGATAAGTTCTGTTTGGAGAGTTTTCACTGAAGACTCCGCTTTCTGTGATGTCTGCTGGAGCTGGAAGATGCCGTTGACCAGTGCTTTGTTGTCTTTAGAGAGCCTggctgtctctttcctctctttctccagcaAAGCCATCACAGCTTCACAGTCATCCGTCTGCTCCTCCAAATCGTTGGTGAGCTTCTGTAAGGTCTGTTCGAACGAAACCTTTTCGCGTTTGAGCTCATCGGAGTCTTCGTTCATTCTTTTTATCTCTCCTTTGACTGTCTCCAACTTCTGAACCATCGCCTCATGTTCTTCTTTTAACTGTGAAATGGTCATGTCTTTTTGATGACATTCCGCCTGGAGTTTCTCCAACTCGCCTGCTAGAATAACACGCTCATCCTCAAGActccctggagagagaggggctggTCAGACACATACAGAACTCAAAGTAAATAAGGACCATTAGCCCCGATACAAGATGTTACTCCTTTCATCTTTTATGACTACCTTTCTTCAGGGCAGGCTGATCATCAAGGTTTTCCAGGACATCAGCATGGAGGTTCCTGCCCTCCTCAGCACTGGGGCTTTCCCGACTCATACACTTACAATTCTGTTTCAAGCTCAGAATCTCCTCCTTGATGGAGTCAACCAAGGCCACCTGTTGACAAAAATAGTGAAATGGAACGCATATTATCATATAGAGGTTCTGTGATTGACATATTACAAAGCACCCCCATATTCACCATTAATACAAGTATGAAATCATTAGTTCAAGTAAGTAATTTACTTACATCCCTAGTTGCAGCCTCACTATTCTGGTCTATTGCTTCCTGCAGCTTGGTAATCATGTCATCTTTCTCATGGCAGATTTCCATTAAGGCCTCAAACGTCCGTGTCTGAGATTCCAAATTCTGCATAAAACCAAAATGTGGAGAACAATTAACTCTAACCCAACATTTCAGTATTCACATGGAACAAAACACACCTCAATATCAGCCAGGCTTACCTCCTTCGCATCCTCTAGCTGCCCGCACAATTGTTTCAATTCCATGCTCATTTCGTCCATTTCTGtaaacagagagaaaacacactTAAAGGGATACTTGGGAATTTTGGCAATAAGGCCCTATATCTACAGTGCATCCACATTGtgacattacaaccttattcaaaaatgtattaacacGTTTTCCCCCCATATCTAAAtcatatttacttaagtattcagaccatttactcagtactttgttggaagcacctttggctgcgactagagcctcgagtcttcttgggtatgacgctacaagcgtggcacatctgtatttgtggagtctctctcattcctctctgcagattttctcaactgccaggttggatggggagagtcgctgcacagctattttcaggtctctccagagctgtTTGATCGGGTTAAAGTCCAgaatctggctgggccactcaagaacattcagagacttgtcccaaagccactcctgcgttgtcttggctgtgcgcttagggtcgttgtcctgttagaaggtgaacgttcaccccagtcggaggtcctgagcgctctggagcaggttttcatcaaggatctctgtatttttctccgttaatctttgcctcgatcttgacttgtctcccagtccctgaaaaacatccccacagcatgatgctgccacaaccatgcttcaccatatggatgtacctggtttcctccagatgtgacactttacattcaggccaaagagttcaatcttggtttcatcagactaagGTCTTAAGGttcctttttggcaaactccaagcgggctgtcatgtgccttttactgaggagtggcttccgtctggccactctaccataaaggcctgattggtggagtgctgcagagatggttgttcatctggaaggttctcccatctccacagaagaactccagagctctgtcagagttaccatcgggttcttggtcacctccctgaacaaggcccttctccctcgatagCTCAGTAttgccaggcagccagctctaggaagagtcttggtggttccaaactacttccattgaagaatgatggaggccactgttcttggggaccttcaatactgcaaaaaatggtggtacccttccccagatctgtgcctcgacgcaatcctgtctcagagatctacggacaattccttcaacatcatggcttggtttttgctctgacagctgTGGGATattctatagacaggtgtgtgcctttccaaatcatgtccaaacaattgaatttaccacaggtggactccagtcaagttgaaGAAATATCTCagggatggtcaatggaaacaggatgcacctgacctcaatttcaagtctcatagcagggtctaaagggtctaaatactaatgtaaataagttatacatttttaatacatttgcaaacatttctaaaaacctgatttCAGTTTGCCGTTATGGCactctacttccccagagtcagatctctgtccagtatgaaggaaggaTGCTAGAAGATACCCatggacttccagtcattgcactaacactagttagcatcgGCATGCAAAACTACctccaacttccttcatactggacacagggataccatttttatgtctatgagttcatctgactctggggaagtagataaagggcatcattgccaaaatcccaaagcaTCCCTTTAAGCTAAATCCTGAATATTTAtcagacataaaaaaaaaaaaaatcacagttgATACACACACCATTTGTTTTGAGGTTGAGTTGCTGCTGGGTCTTGAGGAGCTCCTCTGATAAGTCATCCACTTGCTTCCTCGGGCTGGCTACAGTGCCAGAAGACTCAGGCAGGTCCACCAAACAGGTCTGTGCAGCCTCCGCATCCCTCCTGATTCTAGCCAGGTCGTCTCGCATTGCGTCAATGATCCCCTCCAAGAGCTCTACCTTATCCTCCTGCGAGGGACAACAAAGACATCCGAACTCAACTCAGTAAACAAGGACAGATAAGGATGTTAGTGGTGAAGTTGTATTTTCTGCATGATCTGATATTATAACCTGTGTCACGACACTAGCCATTTCAGTGAATTGGCTAGCAGAGATGTGAACACCCCCCTTTACAATCACTTCGTACATTTCTTGCAGAGAATCTGGTTTCCCTGACAATGccataaaggagagagagggtcacaGTAGAACAAATTCTACTACATCCCAGAATTTGACAATTTACCAATATTCCTATTTTGAAGAACGTGTAAACGGTCAGTTGAGAAGCCAGCATTGACCCGGTCCAgtttgtttcatgtttgtgacctcatgaCAGGCAATACAACAACATTAATCTAACTCTGTTTATACTGGTTCCTCAGTTatgaggcttgcatctaattACTGAATAAAATTAATGAGTAAACATTAAACTATTTGCAAAATTATGTAATGTTAATCTTTAAAAATTTGAGAATTGGCTTCACATGTAAAGTTAAAATAAGTCAGTAGCCACGCCCAAGTGAATAGACATTGGTTGGAAATGAACCAACCCCCTTTCCACTCTTGAATAAAGGCCTCCATGACGAAAAATCAACTCAGTTCCAAATACCGTGAGGACTTGTACTCACGTTTAAAAGGTCTTATTATAATTTCAACTCCACAGACCAGGAAACGAGAGAGCTTGCTCCACACGTTAAATGGTATGAGCTCTGAACTATTGATCACCTAAAGAGGTGCATACTAAACTATCATATATCAGACTGCAGCTGAACATATGCGCAAATCTAGTACGAGAACACCGACGTAGAAGCATCTCCAGAGTGAGATAAACCTCAGATCACATGAACCTCTCACACGACAACCCGGATGAATCTACAAAGGACAATGGCAACATCGACTGTGCAAACCAGAGCCTCACATCACCAGCTCAACAATCGAAGCAAACTTCACGTAAATACAATGCATTGCTTTTCCGAATGAACGATCGTTAGTGGCATATGTATTTGTGAGAATAGCTTCCCAGGTCCCAGCATCCTTCCAAAACCCCCATATCTTCTCTCTGAATCAATCGTGTTATAaccaaactgtttttgtttagtcCACTAACTGTATAATTCTATTATGGATTGTATATTCTGTAATTGTttaattagttagtaaataaattgaGCCAATTTGT encodes the following:
- the kif20bb gene encoding kinesin-like protein KIF20A isoform X2, with the translated sequence MERTVASYINVSMNKNTQTVMDTCLDKKPERVGPIVVEDLRKDLFADFSAIASALPQDCVVFEKEHLRVYLRIRPFTTVENESGESQECVSLEPPDTVLLRAPRSSLSTRRQTSHADGDKSVTQTTQRFQFSQVYGPDTTQRQMFDGTVKRLVRDVLEGGNSIVFTYGVTNAGKTFTFLGPDSDGGILPRSLNVIFNSIEGRVYAQNNIKPHRCRDFTRLTKDQQDEESTNKRNLMRLSKESDFLKSTMSSTCRSTILEGSSLSDISDQGEGDSFCLDVDSHTKYSVWVSFCEIYNENIYDLLEPIPNGSHRRTVLRLSQDIKGNTFVKDLKWVQVNNSEEAYKVLKIGKKNQSFSCTKLNNVSSRSHSIFSIRILRIEDVGIPRVHTISELSLCDLAGSERCAKTQNKGVQLKEAGNINTSLLTLGKCINALRLNQQAKFQQHVPFRESKLTHYLQGFFCGRGKACMIVNINQCASMYDETLNVLKFSAIAQKVVVLNIKPVPAIAPKRSARDVSLIINNAGRKNLWSRRESSMVAWETTLEDVQEDGDEEEDDYEEEESCDESMAEETILEAGEEDKTVLEDFNGQFALVEELREKLLKEEAEKLALESHIREEVTVEFMELFSKMESDYNERLSKEREIIEDRADKRLEILKNLVSKSVRKCASVTGDEEMTKEDKVELLEGIIDAMRDDLARIRRDAEAAQTCLVDLPESSGTVASPRKQVDDLSEELLKTQQQLNLKTNEMDEMSMELKQLCGQLEDAKENLESQTRTFEALMEICHEKDDMITKLQEAIDQNSEAATRDVALVDSIKEEILSLKQNCKCMSRESPSAEEGRNLHADVLENLDDQPALKKGSLEDERVILAGELEKLQAECHQKDMTISQLKEEHEAMVQKLETVKGEIKRMNEDSDELKREKVSFEQTLQKLTNDLEEQTDDCEAVMALLEKERKETARLSKDNKALVNGIFQLQQTSQKAESSVKTLQTELIEQTERSANLLEELEAARALLKELEDKSNETSKTIESLTLETERLQKEAEELKVSSVQRNDSKFHGTIDAMKRECESVVEQLLQKSQWIADLEQELNQVREQLSGQEELCSQLRHELETLRSEAQFNLQDYELEKGAYNEITKSYSDLEQMAGHLKERIVDLEVQVQASGGSSERVVELEKQLAEREAQCGALQARLEVAQQKLSQVEESHVNKSKEKVIEDMRLALTEQERTQTEQEQILEAKMKEIEALSRELMSLKDSCLPKNVNSAKFSHVINCPGENVKQERQRTEERLKLVNEQHEVENQKCLEKRAILMEGADRPGQEESRCLAPELMRECQKELCLSTLQTEKVKLSKQPSEKEEESVSIVEALKLEMQERNAEKEHKLRELHDHFNFQTQDVLDSPQVSTDGRRALCFPKLESQLTPLHPNKLNVRRQGENKSVNIKITRSARKRNSNEMEKGPVESENKKNIKLRVNNRVNMQSPTVLGVKTDQNKQWTPMEAKKDGTVQKIGDFIQSSPTLLGGEAKSIMGIVNGRSTKRERATSVKPKRTKRKLYKTEISSPLDIPSLPIIGLDQDEKESDHLIIRRQLRSRTARK
- the kif20bb gene encoding kinesin-like protein KIF20B isoform X3 → MERTVASYINVSMNKNTQTKTRRVMDTCLDKKPERVGPIVVEDLRKDLFADFSAIASALPQDCVVFEKEHLRVYLRIRPFTTVENESGESQECVSLEPPDTVLLRAPRSSLSTRRQTSHADGDKSVTQTTQRFQFSQVYGPDTTQRQMFDGTVKRLVRDVLEGGNSIVFTYGVTNAGKTFTFLGPDSDGGILPRSLNVIFNSIEGRVYAQNNIKPHRCRDFTRLTKDQQDEESTNKRNLMRLSKESDFLKSTMSSTCRSTILEGSSLSDISDQGEGDSFCLDVDSHTKYSVWVSFCEIYNENIYDLLEPIPNGSHRRTVLRLSQDIKGNTFVKDLKWVQVNNSEEAYKVLKIGKKNQSFSCTKLNNVSSRSHSIFSIRILRIEDVGIPRVHTISELSLCDLAGSERCAKTQNKGVQLKEAGNINTSLLTLGKCINALRLNQQAKFQQHVPFRESKLTHYLQGFFCGRGKACMIVNINQCASMYDETLNVLKFSAIAQKVVVLNIKPVPAIAPKRSARDVSLIINNAGRKNLWSRRESSMVAWETTLEDVQEDGDEEEDDYEEEESCDESMAEETILEAGEEDKTVLEDFNGQFALVEELREKLLKEEAEKLALESHIREEVTVEFMELFSKMESDYNERLSKEREIIEDRADKRLEILKNLVSKSVRKCASVTGDEEMTKEDKVELLEGIIDAMRDDLARIRRDAEAAQTCLVDLPESSGTVASPRKQVDDLSEELLKTQQQLNLKTNEMDEMSMELKQLCGQLEDAKENLESQTRTFEALMEICHEKDDMITKLQEAIDQNSEAATRDVALVDSIKEEILSLKQNCKCMSRESPSAEEGRNLHADVLENLDDQPALKKGSLEDERVILAGELEKLQAECHQKDMTISQLKEEHEAMVQKLETVKGEIKRMNEDSDELKREKVSFEQTLQKLTNDLEEQTDDCEAVMALLEKERKETARLSKDNKALVNGIFQLQQTSQKAESSVKTLQTELIEQTERSANLLEELEAARALLKELEDKSNETSKTIESLTLETERLQKEAEELKVSSVQRNDSKFHGTIDAMKRECESVVEQLLQKSQWIADLEQELNQVREQLSGQEELCSQLRHELETLRSEAQFNLQDYELEKGAYNEITKSYSDLEQMAGHLKERIVDLEVQVQASGGSSERVVELEKQLAEREAQCGALQARLEVAQQKLSQVEESHVNKSKEKVIEDMRLALTEQERTQTEQEQILEAKMKEIEALSRELMSLKDSCLPKNVNSAKFSHVINCPGENVKQERQRTEERLKLVNEQHEVENQKCLEKRAILMEGADRPGQEESRCLAPELMRECQKELCLSTLQTEKVLDSPQVSTDGRRALCFPKLESQLTPLHPNKLNVRRQGENKSVNIKITRSARKRNSNEMEKGPVESENKKNIKLRVNNRVNMQSPTVLGVKTDQNKQWTPMEAKKDGTVQKIGDFIQSSPTLLGGEAKSIMGIVNGRSTKRERATSVKPKRTKRKLYKTEISSPLDIPSLPIIGLDQDEKESDHLIIRRQLRSRTARK